Below is a genomic region from Candidatus Reconcilbacillus cellulovorans.
TCGGTTCGGCCCTTCCGCCCTCCGGCGTCCCGTACCGGCGTACTATGGCCTCTGCTGACTCCTGCAGGTTCAGCGCAGCCTCCCGGCTGCGGTTACCAACGCCGTTGGCGTACCCTGCAGGCCTCCCCAGATAAGAGCGTCATCTTTCCGCCCGCGCTTGCCCAAGTCTACCGCTACAGCCCTTGGCGGCTTCGGATTTCGTTGTGTTGTGGCAACTTATCCGACTGTAACGGCCTCCAATCGGGTTCGTGTACCTCAAGCCGATGACGCCCATGCTGGGCGTACATAAAGAAGGGACGGCGGCTTCGACGAACCCCCGTCCCTTCGCCTCGGTCGAGCGGACGAACGTCCGCACCCGCGCCGGACGCCCCCCTCGTTCGCCTCAATCGAACGCAAAATATTCCCTGGCGTTCTCGTAGCAAATTTTCCGCACGAGATCGGCCAACATCTCCCCATCCGCAGGATACTCGCCGTTTTCCACCCAGCCGCCGATCAGATCGCACAAAATGCGGCGAAAATACTCGTGCCGCGTATACGACAGAAAACTGCGCGAGTCGGTCAGCATGCCGACGAACCGTCCGAGCAGCCCCACATCGGCAAGCATTTTCATCTGAGCGATCATGCCTTCTTTCGTGTCGTTGAACCACCAGGCGGCGCCGAACTGGATTTTGCCGGGCACGCCGCCCTGAAAACTGCCGGCGACCGTCGCAACGACGGGATAGTCGGCCGGGTTGAGCGAGTACAGAATGGTTTTCGGCAGCGCGTTTTCCCGGTCGAATAGGTCCAAGAGCCGCACGAGCGGGTAAGCGATCGGCAAGTCGTTGATCGAATCGTATCCGGTGTCCGGGCCGAGCTTCGCGAACATGCGCGACCGGTTGTTGCGGTGCGCGTGGATGTGCAGCTGCATCGCCCAGCCGTGGGCCGCATATTGTTCGGCGAGGAACAGCAGCGTCTGCGTCTTGTAGCGGTATTCCTCTTCCTTGGAGACGGATTCGCCGCGCATCGCCTTGGCGAACACGGCCGCCGCCGCCTCGTGCGACGTGTCCGCGTACGGAACCTCGTCCAGCGCGTGGTCGGAGATGCGGCCGCCGATCTCATGGAAAAAGCGGATACGAGACGCCAGCGCCGCCAGCAGGTCGTCGTAATCGGCGATCCGGTGGCCGGCCGCCGCGGCGAGATTCGCCACCCAGTCGCGGAACGCCGGGCGCGCGATTTCCAGCCCCTTGTCTGGCCGGAACGACGGGAGCACCTTCACCGGAAACGAGGCGTCTTCCCGCAGTTTGCGATGATATTCCAGCGAATCGGCGGGGTCGTCGGTCGTGCAGACGACCTTCACGTTCGACTTGACGATAAAATCCCGCGGCCGAAAACCTTCGCCGGCCAGCTTAGCGTTAACTTTATCCCAGATCGCGCGCGCGTTCGCCTCGCAGATCGGCTTTTCGACGCCGAAAAACCGTCGGAGTTCCAGATGCGACCAGTGGTGCACCGGGTTACCGATCGCCAGCGGCAAGATGCGGGCGAACGCGGCAAACTTTTCATAATCGTCGGCATCACCGGTGACGTAACGCTCGTCGACGCCCGCCGCGCGCATCAACCGCCATTTGTAGTGGTCGCCGCCCAGCCAGACTTCGGTCAGGTTGCGGTAAGGGCGGTTTTCGTAAATCTCCTTCGGGCTTAAATGGCAATGATAGTCGATGATCGGCTGGTGTCTCGCCACGTCCTCGAACAGCCGCACCGCCGTCGGGCTGCCGAGCAGAAACGTATCGTCCATAAACGGTTTCAAGGCGCTCGTTCCCCTTCCCTGCGCGTTTTAAACGATGTTAACGTGAACAAAGCCGTCTGCGCCTATCGTACCGCGTTTTCCGACAGCGCGCAAGCGGGCAGAAAGCCGCCCTACAGAAACGTCCCACTGAAATAAAGTTTTTATTATTTTAAATTAAATCTGATCTTGAAATAAGAATAATTCTCATTTATAATGACGATCGAGGCGATTTCCCGGGAGTCGCGCCCAACATCCGGATCGAACGGAGGCGATACCGTCCATGTTCCTGCGCATCGATCGTCTGCAGATCGAACTGCCGAAGCCGACCGACGGCGACCCGAACGCCGCGGCGGCCGTCCAGGAACTGCTCGGCGGCCGGTTCGGCGAAATGTCGACGCTGATGAACTACATGTATCAATCGTTCAACTTCCGCGAAAAGAAAAAGCTCAAGCCCTACTACGACCTGATCGCCAACATCGCGACGGAAGAAATCGGACATATCGAGCTCGTGTCGGCCACTGTCAACGCTCTGCTCGAAAACGCCGCACCGAACAAGCCGCCGGTCGACACGCCGTTCGCCGCGGCGCGCAACGCGCGCAACACGCACCATTTCATTGCCACCGGCCAGGCGACGCTCGTCGGCAACTCAATGGGCCAGGCCTGGCAAGGCGACTACGTCTTCAGCAGCGGCAACCTGGTGCTCGACCTGCTGCACAACTTTTTCCTCGAATGCGGCGCCCGGACGCAGAAAATCCGCGTCTACGAAATGACCGACAACCCGGTCGCGCGCGAAATGATCGGTTACCTGCTCGTCCGCGGCGGCGTCCACGCGCTCGCCTACGCCAAAGCGCTGGAGACGCTGACGCAGGTCGACGTCAAAAAAATGCTGCCGATCCCCGACATCGAAAACAACAAATTCCCGGAAGCGCGCAAATTCGAGGAACGCGGCGTCCACCGCACGCTGTACCGGTTCAGCCCGGACGACTACCGCGACATCGCCGCGATCTGGCAAGGCAAGCACCCGGACGACGGCCAGGACCTGATCGTCTCCGACAAACTGCCCGATGGCGGTCCGGTACTCGAGATGGAAGCGCAGCCCGAGTCGTTTGCGCCCGGCTATCACCCGGAAGAACTGTTCGAAATCGCGAAAAAGCTGACGCAGCGGCTGTGAGCGGAGCCGACCGGCCGACGCGGGCAAAAAGCGATGCGCGCCAGCCTGAAAAGCGACGGAGCGGCGGGAAAGTTGTTCCCGCCGTTTTTTCATCGCCTTTTTCATACCGCCGTCGACGCCAGCACGAACACCGCCGGCGAGTTCCAGTAAATCGCCACCTCGTTCGTCGAAAAGCTCTCCTCATGATCGACGTAGCACCTTGCCGGCGGCATACCGCGGAGCATCCCCCGCGCCGCGTCGTCCTGCAGCCGCAGATTCGGCCCGCCGGCCACCATACCCGGCACCGGCTCCGCAACGCCGTCGGCCGCCGACGGCCGGTGATGCGGGCGCAACACCGGAGCTGCGCCGAACCCGGTTACATAGCATCGACCGAGCGGATTTCGACCCAGCAAATAATGAACGTGCTCCCGCGCCGCCTCCGCGAGCGACTGCGATCCACCCAGCCTGTGCGCCGCAATCCAGAACATCGCCCGGTTCATCAACACCATCGTGCTGCCCCAAATGTAATCCTCCGGCTCCATCGCCACCCCGTAGCCGTTGCCGCGCGCAAGCTCCGCCCATTGTTCCGCCCGCCCGATCCATTCTTCGCGCAGGCGTTCCGCCGCGGCGGCGTCTTTCCCGGTCGGATTCGTCGTCAGGTACGCCAGCGTCCCGTAACCGCCGACGTCCGCCCAGCCGAGCCCGTAAGGCGAAAACCCGCCCCGCTCCAACAACGCAAGCAGCCTCGCACGGTATCGTTCGTCTCCCGTCGTCCGATACAGCTCCGCCTGCGCCCAGTACCGCTCGTCCGCCGTCGTTTCGTCGCCGTACTCGCCGGTCGCGATATCCGGTGGATTGCGAAACCCTCGGTCCTCCGGGTGTTCCTCCAGCCACCGCCAAGCCCGCTCCGCCGCCGCGAGCAGCCGCTCCGCAAACTCCGCGTCGAACGGCCGGTACACCCGCGCCGCCATCGCCGTCGCCGCCGCAAAAGTCGCCGTCGCCGCAACCGACACCGGCGACAACACCAGCTCCGCCGCATCCTCCTCCGGCATCGTCCGAAGCGGCGGAAACACCCGCGTTGTCACTTTGTGAAACACGCCGCCGTCCTCCGGATCCTGCATCTTCAACATCCATTCGAGCTCATAACGCACCTCGTTCAAAATATCCGGCAGCCCGTTGCTCGATTCCGGGATGCCGACCGGATCCCGGAAGGCATCCGGAAACCAATCCCATGCCAGCAAAAGGTCCGCCACTGCCTTGGCCGCCGGAACCGTATACTTGCCGTAATCGCCGGCATCATGCCATCCGCCGGAACACGGCAGCCGCCGCTCCGACGCGCCGTATACGACAGCGTCCGCCGTATGACACGCCCGGTGCGCCCACGGTCCGGCATACCGCTCTTCAAGATCCATGCCGCAGCGCTGGAAGTAAAAAAACTTTAGCAACGCCCGCCGTAGTTCCCGATACACGTCCTTCGCAATCCGAAACGGCGGCGATTCGCCGATCCCCGGAACCCGCACCGTATACGAACCTTCCCGCGTCAAACCGCTGAAATCGGCCGCCGCCACCCGGTCGCCGCTCGCCGGATCCTCCATCGGCTCCGCCAATTGTCCGGTCCAAACCTCGCGGCCGTCCTCCGCCACCACCGCGAAAACACCTCCGATTCCGGCCGGCAAACTCACCATCGCCCGTTTCCGGTCGCGCGGCCGATACCCGATCTGGTTCACATGCACGTTCATGTTTTCACCCCTTCCATCATTTTCCCACATTTTATTCCTTCCTGTCAAAACCACGGCCGCCGTCGCCGCGTTCCCGCTCATTCCGCTTTCCGGTGGACATGATGAAAACATCCTGATATCCTTCTCATCAGGAACACCCTGCCGGACGTTCTCGGATGCGTACGGACGTCCGCCGACCGGGGGAGGAAGAGCGCCGATGAAAACCGTGTTGACGGTCGACGACGAAGACAAAATCCGCGAAGTCGTCGTGTCCTACCTGCAAAGAAGCGGTTTCCGTACCCTGGAGGCGTCGACGGGAGCGGAAGCGCTGGACGTCCTTCGGCGAACGCCCGTCGACTTCGTCATCCTGGACCTGATGTTGCCCGACATTCCGGGGGAAGAAGTTTGCCGGAAAATCCGGAGCATGTCCTCCGTCCCCGTTCTCATGCTGACCGCCAAATCCGCCACGGCCGCCCGCATTCACGGCCTGAACGTCGGCGCGGACGACTACATGGTCAAACCGTTCGATCCGCTCGAACTGGTGGCCCGCGTCCGCGCCGTCCTGCGGAGGACGGACGAAACCATGCCGCTTGCCGCCCGATTGTCGTTCAACGACGGAGAACTCGTCGTCGACGCCGTCCGGGACGCTGTTTTCCTGCACGGCCGGCCGGTTCGCCTGACGCCGACCGAATATCGGTTGCTCTTGCTCCTCGCCCGCCATCCGGAGCGGACTTTCAACCGGGACGAACTGGCGGAAAAAGCGCTCGGCCCAGACTTCGACGGCGACGTCCGCGCCGTCGACCAGCACATCAAAAATTTGCGGCAGAAAATCGAACCCGACCCGAAACAACCGACCTATATCCGGACCGTCTACGGCATCGGTTACCGCTTTACGGGAGGATCCCGATGAAATTCGGACTCAGGCACCGCCTGTCGCTTCTGGTCATCGGCATGACGGTAGGCACCCTGCTCGTCGCCGGCGTCACGCTGGTCCAGGAAGTACATTACCATTTTCGTCTATATCAAGAACAATACGGCGTCGATCCTAACCTGCCGGGGCTGATCGCCCATCTCGAACAGGCCCTGCTCCCGTCCATCCTGTGGACGCTTGCCGCGGTGGCGGCGTTCGGCGCGCTCGTCGGCCTTTACGCGGCCAAACGCCTGTCCGCCCCCCTCGTCGACATGAAACGCGCCGCGGAACAAATCATGCGGGGCGACCTGTCCGTCCGAACCAGGGCCGTCGGCCGCGACGAACTGGCCGAACTCGGCCGCGCGCTCAATATGCTGGCCGAACGGCTCGAAGAACAGGAACGCCTGCGCGTCGCGATGACGCAGGACATCGCCCACGAACTGCGCACGCCGCTTGCCACGCTGAAAAGCCACCTTCAAGCGATGCTGGACGGCATCTGGGATCCGACTCCCGACAGACTCCGCTCCTGTTACGAAGAAGCCGAACGCCTTGCCGCCCTCGTGGCGGATCTCGAACAGCTGGCGGAAATGGACTCCCCGGACTTTCGCCTCGATCCGAAACCGGAAAACCTGCGCACGCTCGTCGAGCAAAGCGTCGGACGCGTCCTGGCCGCATTTCGCGAAAAAGGCGTCCGACTGGCCGTGGACGCCGATTCCCCGGCCGAAACTTGCGTCGACCGGGACCGTTTCATACAAATCATGATCAACCTGTTGACCAACGCCCTGAAATTCACCCCGCCCGGCGGGTCGGTCGACATCCGGCTCCACGACGAACCGGACGCCGTGCGTCTGATCGTTCGGGACACGGGCGTCGGCATCGCGCCGGAACATATCCCGCACGTGTTCGAACGGTTTTACCGCGCGGACCCGTCGCGCAGCCGCAAAACCGGCGGCAGCGGCCTCGGCCTCGCCATCGTGAAAAAACTGGTCGACGCCCACGGCGGCTCGATCCGGCTCGACAGCGCCCCCGGCCGCGGGACGGCGGTAACGGTCCGGCTGCCGAAGGCGGGCGCGGCGGGCGGGAAGTCTTGAAAAAACGGAAAGTTCTTGACATCCTCCCGTGCCGCTGATAGATTGGTGATAGATTGATGATCAAATTCAGGAAAGGACAATGAAAATGAGGAAAACCACAAAAATATCTTTCTACCTTCT
It encodes:
- a CDS encoding glucuronate isomerase, with translation MKPFMDDTFLLGSPTAVRLFEDVARHQPIIDYHCHLSPKEIYENRPYRNLTEVWLGGDHYKWRLMRAAGVDERYVTGDADDYEKFAAFARILPLAIGNPVHHWSHLELRRFFGVEKPICEANARAIWDKVNAKLAGEGFRPRDFIVKSNVKVVCTTDDPADSLEYHRKLREDASFPVKVLPSFRPDKGLEIARPAFRDWVANLAAAAGHRIADYDDLLAALASRIRFFHEIGGRISDHALDEVPYADTSHEAAAAVFAKAMRGESVSKEEEYRYKTQTLLFLAEQYAAHGWAMQLHIHAHRNNRSRMFAKLGPDTGYDSINDLPIAYPLVRLLDLFDRENALPKTILYSLNPADYPVVATVAGSFQGGVPGKIQFGAAWWFNDTKEGMIAQMKMLADVGLLGRFVGMLTDSRSFLSYTRHEYFRRILCDLIGGWVENGEYPADGEMLADLVRKICYENAREYFAFD
- a CDS encoding manganese catalase; translation: MFLRIDRLQIELPKPTDGDPNAAAAVQELLGGRFGEMSTLMNYMYQSFNFREKKKLKPYYDLIANIATEEIGHIELVSATVNALLENAAPNKPPVDTPFAAARNARNTHHFIATGQATLVGNSMGQAWQGDYVFSSGNLVLDLLHNFFLECGARTQKIRVYEMTDNPVAREMIGYLLVRGGVHALAYAKALETLTQVDVKKMLPIPDIENNKFPEARKFEERGVHRTLYRFSPDDYRDIAAIWQGKHPDDGQDLIVSDKLPDGGPVLEMEAQPESFAPGYHPEELFEIAKKLTQRL
- a CDS encoding glycoside hydrolase, whose amino-acid sequence is MNVHVNQIGYRPRDRKRAMVSLPAGIGGVFAVVAEDGREVWTGQLAEPMEDPASGDRVAAADFSGLTREGSYTVRVPGIGESPPFRIAKDVYRELRRALLKFFYFQRCGMDLEERYAGPWAHRACHTADAVVYGASERRLPCSGGWHDAGDYGKYTVPAAKAVADLLLAWDWFPDAFRDPVGIPESSNGLPDILNEVRYELEWMLKMQDPEDGGVFHKVTTRVFPPLRTMPEEDAAELVLSPVSVAATATFAAATAMAARVYRPFDAEFAERLLAAAERAWRWLEEHPEDRGFRNPPDIATGEYGDETTADERYWAQAELYRTTGDERYRARLLALLERGGFSPYGLGWADVGGYGTLAYLTTNPTGKDAAAAERLREEWIGRAEQWAELARGNGYGVAMEPEDYIWGSTMVLMNRAMFWIAAHRLGGSQSLAEAAREHVHYLLGRNPLGRCYVTGFGAAPVLRPHHRPSAADGVAEPVPGMVAGGPNLRLQDDAARGMLRGMPPARCYVDHEESFSTNEVAIYWNSPAVFVLASTAV
- a CDS encoding DNA-binding response regulator, with translation MKTVLTVDDEDKIREVVVSYLQRSGFRTLEASTGAEALDVLRRTPVDFVILDLMLPDIPGEEVCRKIRSMSSVPVLMLTAKSATAARIHGLNVGADDYMVKPFDPLELVARVRAVLRRTDETMPLAARLSFNDGELVVDAVRDAVFLHGRPVRLTPTEYRLLLLLARHPERTFNRDELAEKALGPDFDGDVRAVDQHIKNLRQKIEPDPKQPTYIRTVYGIGYRFTGGSR
- a CDS encoding two-component sensor histidine kinase, which produces MKFGLRHRLSLLVIGMTVGTLLVAGVTLVQEVHYHFRLYQEQYGVDPNLPGLIAHLEQALLPSILWTLAAVAAFGALVGLYAAKRLSAPLVDMKRAAEQIMRGDLSVRTRAVGRDELAELGRALNMLAERLEEQERLRVAMTQDIAHELRTPLATLKSHLQAMLDGIWDPTPDRLRSCYEEAERLAALVADLEQLAEMDSPDFRLDPKPENLRTLVEQSVGRVLAAFREKGVRLAVDADSPAETCVDRDRFIQIMINLLTNALKFTPPGGSVDIRLHDEPDAVRLIVRDTGVGIAPEHIPHVFERFYRADPSRSRKTGGSGLGLAIVKKLVDAHGGSIRLDSAPGRGTAVTVRLPKAGAAGGKS